A portion of the Nitrospirota bacterium genome contains these proteins:
- the rplL gene encoding 50S ribosomal protein L7/L12, producing MAEVTKEQVFGFIDKMTILEMSKFIKEFEERYGVTAAAPVSVAATGGPVAAAAPVEEKTSFDAVLASAGDKKIQVIKVVRELTGLGLKEAKELVDGAPKPIKTGISKEEAETIKAKLEEQGAKVEIK from the coding sequence ATGGCTGAAGTTACAAAAGAGCAGGTTTTTGGGTTTATAGACAAAATGACAATCCTTGAAATGTCCAAGTTTATAAAAGAATTTGAAGAGAGGTACGGCGTTACAGCAGCAGCTCCTGTTTCTGTGGCTGCTACGGGAGGCCCTGTAGCCGCTGCTGCACCTGTGGAAGAAAAGACCAGTTTTGATGCTGTCCTTGCCTCTGCCGGAGACAAAAAGATACAGGTTATAAAAGTAGTCAGGGAACTTACAGGGCTCGGGTTAAAAGAAGCAAAGGAACTTGTTGATGGAGCACCAAAACCAATCAAAACAGGCATTTCCAAGGAAGAGGCTGAGACAATCAAGGCAAAGTTAGAAGAGCAAGGTGCAAAGGTAGAAATAAAATAG
- a CDS encoding 50S ribosomal protein L10, giving the protein MKAKGVVFTDYKGLTVQELGDFRKTLRAAAIDYKVVKNTLAKKASSGTSIDAAKGEFAGPIGIAFSYDDPILLAKKVLEFANKNEKLRIRGGVIEGGLCSAEDVKSVAQLPPRGVLLSMFIGAMQSPLSRLAGALNATLSGFICAMEALKNKKLKVES; this is encoded by the coding sequence ATGAAGGCTAAGGGTGTTGTTTTCACCGATTATAAAGGCCTTACAGTCCAGGAGCTTGGAGACTTTAGGAAGACCCTCAGGGCAGCAGCTATTGATTACAAGGTAGTTAAAAACACGCTGGCCAAAAAGGCATCGTCAGGTACCTCGATCGACGCTGCTAAAGGAGAGTTCGCAGGACCAATAGGTATTGCTTTTAGCTACGATGACCCAATACTCCTTGCAAAAAAGGTTCTTGAGTTTGCTAATAAGAATGAAAAGCTCAGGATCAGGGGTGGAGTTATCGAGGGAGGACTCTGCAGTGCTGAAGATGTGAAATCAGTTGCACAACTTCCACCGAGAGGAGTTCTGTTATCCATGTTTATTGGAGCAATGCAGTCACCTTTAAGCAGGCTGGCAGGAGCATTAAATGCAACCTTATCGGGGTTTATCTGTGCGATGGAAGCATTGAAGAACAAAAAGTTAAAAGTTGAAAGTTAA